From Amphiprion ocellaris isolate individual 3 ecotype Okinawa chromosome 10, ASM2253959v1, whole genome shotgun sequence, one genomic window encodes:
- the neurod6b gene encoding neurogenic differentiation factor 6-B, giving the protein MLTLPYEESHMMCEPRFGANYPRESLPESLEQERLHNPDRSNSDMREADDDISDRDEDEREDDQDENGLPKKRGPRKKKPGKEQMDRAKLRRQEANARERSRMHGLNAALESLRKVVPCYSKTQKLSKIETLRLAKNYIWALSETLSAGKRPDLLAFVQTLCKGLSQPTTNLVAGCLQLNARNFLTDHNGEVMFSGRSPYDAMYPYPGSDMNTPPGHSGSNLDSSAKPFRHYSYSSAYESYYENPSPEGGSPHFDSQLSPPMNFNGIFSLKHDDPPDYGKSSHYGMRYCSAPGRTALAHNSMYRVSPEARFPYDLHVRSQSFQAQGEVNGSFHN; this is encoded by the coding sequence ATGTTGACACTGCCTTACGAGGAATCTCATATGATGTGTGAGCCACGGTTTGGTGCCAATTATCCCCGTGAAAGCTTACCTGAGAGCCTGGAGCAGGAGCGACTACACAACCCAGACAGGTCCAACTCCGACATGCGGGAGGCCGACGACGACATATCCGACAGAGATGAGGACGAGAGAGAGGACGACCAGGATGAGAACGGGCTTCCTAAAAAGCGAGGCCCCCGGAAAAAGAAACCCGGCAAGGAGCAGATGGACAGGGCCAAACTACGACGCCAGGAAGCCAACGCCCGAGAGCGCAGCCGGATGCACGGCTTGAACGCTGCCCTGGAGAGCCTGCGCAAAGTTGTGCCGTGCTACTCCAAAACTCAGAAACTGTCCAAGATTGAGACCCTGAGACTGGCAAAAAATTACATCTGGGCCCTGTCAGAGACTCTGAGCGCAGGGAAGAGACCGGACCTCCTCGCCTTCGTACAGACTTTGTGCAAAGGATTATCTCAGCCAACGACCAACTTGGTGGCCGGTTGTTTGCAGCTGAACGCGAGAAACTTCCTCACAGACCACAACGGGGAGGTCATGTTCTCTGGCAGGTCGCCCTACGATGCCATGTACCCATACCCCGGCTCGGACATGAACACGCCCCCCGGCCACAGTGGCAGCAACCTGGACAGCAGCGCCAAGCCGTTCCGACACTACAGCTACAGCAGCGCCTACGAGTCTTACTACGAGAACCCGTCCCCGGAGGGCGGGAGCCCACATTTCGACAGCCAGCTGAGCCCACCGATGAACTTTAACGGGATTTTCTCCCTAAAACACGACGACCCGCCAGACTACGGCAAAAGCAGCCACTACGGCATGCGCTACTGCAGTGCGCCAGGACGCACGGCTCTTGCGCACAACTCCATGTACCGAGTCTCCCCAGAGGCCCGTTTCCCCTACGATCTGCACGTCCGCAGCCAGTCCTTCCAAGCACAAGGAGAAGTTAATGGCTCCTTCCACAATTAA